From Microbacterium sp. CGR2:
GTGGTCGACGATGCCGCGGCCGACGCCGTGATGAAGCCAGTCGTCACGCACGAGCAGGGAGCGGACTTCGCCGAGATCCTCCCAGATCACGTGCAGGGCCCCGCATCCGATCAGTTCGCCATCCGCCTCCGCGACGACGAACTCCTGCACGGCGCCGTACAGGACGGCGAGATCCTTGCCGAGCAGGATCCTCTTCTCGACGAGCGGCTGCAACAGATTCCGGATGCCGGCGATGTCGGCGCTGCGCGCCGGCCGGACGATGTACTCGCTCACGGGTCAAGCCTAGAACCCGCCGCCTCCGGAGGGCCTGAACACGGGCCGGACACAGGAAAGGGCGGATGCCGAAGCATCCGCCCTTTCCCGTATGTCGCGAGGTCACTCTCCGCTGGCGACCGCCAGATCGGGGGTGCCCGAGATGGCCCCGCCGGTGTTCACTCCGACGGACACCTTCTCTCCGCGCGGACCGTGCTCGAACAGGAACTGGCCGTCTGCAGCATCCACCTTGACGTGGTCGCCGGGGTTGAGCTCGCCGTGCAGGATCTTCTCCGACAGGCGGTCTTCGACCTCGTGCTGCATCGCGCGACGCAGCGGACGCGCACCGAGCGACGGGTCGAACCCGATCTCGATGAGACGCTCCTTCGCCGCCTGCGACAGCTCGATCGTCATGTCGCGGTCGAGCAGACGCTCGCCCAGGCGCTTGGTGAACAGATCCACGATCTGCACCAGCTCCGGCTTCGACAGCTGCGGGAACACGATGATGTCGTCGACACGGTTGAGGAACTCGGGCTTGAAGTGCCGCTTGAGCTCTTCGTTCACCTTGCCCCTCATCCGGTCGTAGCTGGTCGAGTCGTTGCCCTCGACCTGGAAGCCGACCGGGCCACCCGCGATGTCGCGGGCACCGAGGTTCGTGGTCATGATGATGACGGTGTTCTTGAAGTCCACCACCCGACCCTGACCATCGGTGAGACGACCTTCTTCGAGGATCTGCAGCAGCGAGTTGAAGATGTCCGGGTGGGCCTTCTCGATCTCATCGAAGAGCACCACGCTGAACGGCTTGCGGCGCACCTTCTCGGTGAGCTGACCGCCCTCTTCGAATCCGACGAACCCGGGAGGGGCACCGAACAGACGCGAGACGGTGTGCTTCTCACCGAACTCACTCATGTCGAGCGAGATCAGGGCGGCTTCGTCGTCGAACAGGAACTCGGCGAGAGCCTTGGCGAGTTCGGTCTTTCCGACGCCCGTGGGGCCGGCGAAGATGAACGAGCCCGAAGGACGCTTCGGGTCCTTGAGTCCGGCGCGCTGGCGACGGATCGTCTTGGACAGAGCGGCGATCGCCTCTTCCTGACCGATGACGCGCTGGTGCAGGGCCTTCTCCATGAAGACGAGACGGCTGGTCTCCTCCTCGGTGAGCTTGAACACCGGGATGCCGGTGGCCTGAGCCAGAACCTCGGCGATCAGACCCTCGTCGACGACGGCCGACGTGGCGACGTCGCCGGCACGCCACTGCTTCTCGAGGCGCAGGCGCTCCGCAAGGAGGCTCTTCTCCTCGTCACGCAGGGATGCCGCCTTCTCGAAGTCCTGCTCCTCGCTGGCGACTTCCTTCTGCTCGCGGACCTTGGCGATCTTCTCGTCGAACTCCCGCAGCTCGGGCGGGCTCGACAGGATCGACAGGCGAAGGCGTGCGCCGGCCTCATCGATCAGGTCGATCGCCTTGTCCGGAAGGAACCGGTCGGAGACGTAGCGGTCGGCGAGGTTCGCCGCGGCCACGATCGCGCCGTCAGTGATCTGCACCTTGTGGTGCGCCTCGTAGCGGTCGCGCAGCCCCTTGAGGATGTTGATCGCGTGCGGCAGCGTCGGCTCGTTCACCTGCACCGGCTGGAAGCGACGCTCGAGTGCAGCATCCTTCTCGAAGTGCTTGCGGTACTCGTCGAGCGTGGTCGCACCGATCGTCTGCAGCTCTCCGCGGGCGAGGAGCGGCTTCAGGATGCTGGCGGCGTCGATCGCGCCCTCGGCGGCACCGGCACCCACGAGGGTGTGGATCTCGTCGATGAAGACGATGATGTCGCCGCGGGTGCGGATCTCCTTGGTGACCTTCTTCAGGCGCTCCTCGAAGTCTCCGCGGTAGCGGGAACCGGCGATGAGCGAGCCGAGGTCGAGCGAGTAGAGCTGCTTGTCCTTCAGCGTCTCTGGCACATCACCCTTGACGATCGCCTGGGCGAGGCCCTCGACGACAGCGGTCTTTCCGACGCCGGGCTCACCGATCAGGACCGGGTTGTTCTTGGAACGACGGGAGAGGATCTGCATGACCCGCTCCGCCTCCTTCTCGCGGCCGATGACCGGGTCGAGCTTGTTGTCGCGCGCGGCCTGGGTCAGGTTGCGACCGAACTGGTCGAGCACCGCGGAGCCGCCCTGCGTGCCGGCGGGCGAGTCGTTGGTCTGCGCGCCGACGGATGCGGTCTCACGACCCGGAGCGCCGGAGAGCAGCTGGATGACCTGCTGGCGGACCTTGTTGAGGTCGGCGCCGAGCTTGACGAGCACCTGCGCGGCGACGCCCTCGCCCTCGCGGATCAGGCCGAGGAGGATGTGCTCGGTGCCGATGTAGTTGTGGCCGAGCTGCAGCGCCTCGCGGAGGCTGAGCTCGAGCACCTTCTTGGCGCGCGGGGTGAACGGGATGTGACCCGTCGGCTGCTGCTGCCCCTGGCCGATGATGTCCTGTACCTGCTCACGCACGGCGTCGAGGGAGATGCCGAGGCTTTCGAGGGCCTTGGCGGCGACGCCTTCACCCTCGTGGATGAGACCGAGCAGGATGTGCTCGGTTCCGATGTAGTTGTGGTTGAGCATCTTCGCCTCTTCTTGGGCGAGGACGACCACTCGACGGGCTCGGTCCGTGAATCTCTCGAACATGCTGTGACTCCTTATTCGCACGGGGCGAAGCGCTGATGCCGGTGACGGATCTCTGCGCCTGTACATCGAGAGTAACCACCGCCCGGCGGGTGTATGCCCGTGTTCGCCCTGGGCATAGCGGCGTGACAACGTGCCGTTTCTGCCGCGCAGGGTTGACGGGGTTTATCGACAAGCGTTATGTTAACGATTATCGCTAACAACGACTATCGATAAGGAGTGATCGTGACTTCGACCGAGCAACGGACATTGACCCGTGGCGACACCGCCGCGCTGGTTGCTTTCTGCATCGCGGGCCTCGCCATCGCGGCGAACTTCGTCGTGTACTCGATCTTCCGCATCGTCGAACTGGCCCGCGGAACCGATGTTCCCGTCATCGTCGAGTTCGTCGGGCAGCCGGTGCAGGCGCCCCTCGGCGACGGGACCGACACCATCACGCTCGGCCTCGATGAGGCGACCATCACCGCGGCCCAGCTTCCCCCGATCGCCGCCGTACCCGGCATCATCGGCCAGGTCAGCCAGATGATCACGATCATCGTGGTCATCGGCTGCCTGATCCTGTTGGCACGGAGCACGCTCAGCGGTCGCGTCTTCAGCCGTCGCAACACGGCACTCGTGATGACAGCGGGGATCACCGGTCTCGTCGGCTTCGCCGCCGTGCGGTTCTTCGAGAACATGCTCGCCAACGCGACCGTATCCGTGATCACCGACAACGCGATCGAGAACTCGATCATCACCGTCGAACCCGTGGCGTTCATCCTCGCCGCGTTCATCATCGCGGTCATCGGCACGGCCTTCGTCATCGGCGACAAACTGCAGCGCGAGACGGAAGGGCTCGTCTGATGACGACGACATCGAACCGGTCGGAGAAGGCGGATGCCGTCACCGTCATGTTCCTCAGCGCTGCCGCACTGGTGATCGTGGGCATCGCCACGCAGCTCCGAATCCTCAGCACGTTCCGCGACGTCGGCATCGCCTGGTCGATCCCCATCGACGAGCAGCCGATATCCGCGACCACCAACTCCGGCGCGGTGACGATCGAGGGCATCGCGCAGCACGCGATGGTCTTCGCCACCGACGTCAACCCGGTTTCCGTCGCCGCCATCATCGGAGCGATCGCGCTCTGGGCAGTCGCTGCCGTCGTGGTGATCGGTGCCGTGGCCCTCGTCGCCTGGAACCTGCTTCGAGGGCGGGTGTTCGTCCCTGGCAACGCACGCGCATTCGATGCGATCGGCTGGACCCTCGCGGCAGCTCCCGTACTCATCGTGATCCTCGAGACCATGGGCCGGAACGGGGTCACCGCCGCGCTCGGGATCGGAGCCGGCGAACCCGTGCACCCGCTCGAGTTCTGGTCGGTCCTGCCGATCTTCGGCGCGGGTGTCGCGACGGGTCTCATCGCGGTCGCCTTCCGCCGCGGCATCCGGATGCGGCAGGAGAAGGACCTTCTCGCGAAGGACACGGAAGGACTCGTCTGATGCTCACCTTCGGATCATCCGAACTCTGGCCGTCGCTGGCGAACATCGGCATCGCACTGGTCGTCACGGCAGCGATCATCGCGGTCGTCGTCTGGCGCGGCAAGAAGCGCGGGAGCCGCACCATCGCGTTGGATGCCGCACTCACGGTTTCGGGTTGGTGGGTGATCATGGCGGTCGTCGGCGCCCTGTTCATCGTCATCAAGGCGTTCTCGGTCAGTTGGGCGGAACTCGACGGAACCACCAATGTGTGGGTGGACTGGCCGGCCGCGCTGCCCTGCTCCGAGTTCGGCGACAGCGATGACACGATACTGACGTGCGGGGGCGAAGCCCTCACCCGATTCACGGTGGGCAACGCATCGCTCGGACTCCGCCTTCTCGCCGCTGCCGCGCAACTCAGCACGCTCGCTCTGTCGACGATGCCTGCCGTCATCCTGATGATGATCTGCTTCCAGACGCTGCGCGGACGCACTTTCTCGCGCACCGTGACGCGGGCGTTGAACGGTGGCGCGATCGCGGTTCTGCTGATCGGCGTCGCCGCCGACCTTCTTCAAGGAATCGCCGCCACCACGGCCCTGCGGGAGGTCTTCCCTTCTGACAGCGAGTGGTTCCCGTCGGCCTATCAGCTGACCGTCACCCCGCTGCCCTTCGTCGGCGCCCTCGCCCTCGCCGCCCTCGCCGCGGTGTTCCGCGAAGGGTCGCGCCTTCAGCAGGAGCGGGAGCACCTGCAACGGGAGACGACGCGCCTCCAGAAAGACACGGAGGGCTTGGTATGAGCCCGGCCGAGAACGACGAGGAGTTCACCGGCATCCACTGCCGGCTCGACGAGCTGCTGGCCGAACGCGGGATGACGCTCACCGAGCTGAGCGGGCTGGTGGGGGTGAGCATCGTGAATCTGTCGGTGCTGAAGAACGACCGCGCGCGGGCGATCCGCTACTCGACGCTCCGTGCGATCTGCGACGCCCTCCACTGCGAGGTGGGCGAACTGCTGGTGCTG
This genomic window contains:
- a CDS encoding amino-acid N-acetyltransferase — its product is MSEYIVRPARSADIAGIRNLLQPLVEKRILLGKDLAVLYGAVQEFVVAEADGELIGCGALHVIWEDLGEVRSLLVRDDWLHHGVGRGIVDHLEATARALGLTRLFCLTFEVDFFGRRGYTPIGEQVVDPDVYSQLLRSGDAGVEEFLDLAHVKPNTLGNTRMLKRLN
- a CDS encoding ATP-dependent Clp protease ATP-binding subunit; translation: MFERFTDRARRVVVLAQEEAKMLNHNYIGTEHILLGLIHEGEGVAAKALESLGISLDAVREQVQDIIGQGQQQPTGHIPFTPRAKKVLELSLREALQLGHNYIGTEHILLGLIREGEGVAAQVLVKLGADLNKVRQQVIQLLSGAPGRETASVGAQTNDSPAGTQGGSAVLDQFGRNLTQAARDNKLDPVIGREKEAERVMQILSRRSKNNPVLIGEPGVGKTAVVEGLAQAIVKGDVPETLKDKQLYSLDLGSLIAGSRYRGDFEERLKKVTKEIRTRGDIIVFIDEIHTLVGAGAAEGAIDAASILKPLLARGELQTIGATTLDEYRKHFEKDAALERRFQPVQVNEPTLPHAINILKGLRDRYEAHHKVQITDGAIVAAANLADRYVSDRFLPDKAIDLIDEAGARLRLSILSSPPELREFDEKIAKVREQKEVASEEQDFEKAASLRDEEKSLLAERLRLEKQWRAGDVATSAVVDEGLIAEVLAQATGIPVFKLTEEETSRLVFMEKALHQRVIGQEEAIAALSKTIRRQRAGLKDPKRPSGSFIFAGPTGVGKTELAKALAEFLFDDEAALISLDMSEFGEKHTVSRLFGAPPGFVGFEEGGQLTEKVRRKPFSVVLFDEIEKAHPDIFNSLLQILEEGRLTDGQGRVVDFKNTVIIMTTNLGARDIAGGPVGFQVEGNDSTSYDRMRGKVNEELKRHFKPEFLNRVDDIIVFPQLSKPELVQIVDLFTKRLGERLLDRDMTIELSQAAKERLIEIGFDPSLGARPLRRAMQHEVEDRLSEKILHGELNPGDHVKVDAADGQFLFEHGPRGEKVSVGVNTGGAISGTPDLAVASGE
- a CDS encoding DUF2975 domain-containing protein yields the protein MTSTEQRTLTRGDTAALVAFCIAGLAIAANFVVYSIFRIVELARGTDVPVIVEFVGQPVQAPLGDGTDTITLGLDEATITAAQLPPIAAVPGIIGQVSQMITIIVVIGCLILLARSTLSGRVFSRRNTALVMTAGITGLVGFAAVRFFENMLANATVSVITDNAIENSIITVEPVAFILAAFIIAVIGTAFVIGDKLQRETEGLV
- a CDS encoding DUF2975 domain-containing protein, which produces MTTTSNRSEKADAVTVMFLSAAALVIVGIATQLRILSTFRDVGIAWSIPIDEQPISATTNSGAVTIEGIAQHAMVFATDVNPVSVAAIIGAIALWAVAAVVVIGAVALVAWNLLRGRVFVPGNARAFDAIGWTLAAAPVLIVILETMGRNGVTAALGIGAGEPVHPLEFWSVLPIFGAGVATGLIAVAFRRGIRMRQEKDLLAKDTEGLV
- a CDS encoding helix-turn-helix transcriptional regulator, which gives rise to MSPAENDEEFTGIHCRLDELLAERGMTLTELSGLVGVSIVNLSVLKNDRARAIRYSTLRAICDALHCEVGELLVLAPR